In a genomic window of Nocardia fluminea:
- the mftF gene encoding mycofactocin biosynthesis glycosyltransferase MftF (Members of this protein family, MftF, are glycosyltransferases, members of PF00535 (glycosyl transferase family 2). The encoding gene is found as part of the mycofactocin cassette, in Mycobacterium tuberculosis, many other Actinobacteria, and occasional members of other lineages. Mycofactocin itself, a putative redox carrier, is a heavily modified derivative of the C-terminal Val-Tyr dipeptide of the mycofactocin precursor MftA (TIGR03969).), translating to MRHDRLPDGFGVRIDPRVRAFSGGRILIGGSPARMLRLAPEAAELIGDGYLEVTDTKSAIVARRLLDSGVANPRPRLEPSLDDVTVVIPLYNNADGLLRLLAVLRGHNVIVVDDGSDEPVRIPPRPGRGQVTVLRHESPLGPAAARNAGLRAATTGFVAFLDSDVVPRSGWLEVMLGHFSDPQVALVAPRIVALDSESNALARYEHTRSSLDLGRRESAVHARGIVSYVPSAALLARRAALLGEGGFDESMQVAEDVDLCWRLERAGWRLRYEPAAHVAHDHRVAFRAWFGRKLFYGTGAAPLGKRHSGLVSPLSVPTWTVLASLLFATLSKWGLLGGLVTLATALVRLRRVFTELDNPTRIAAVYLARGYFAGMWRLASAMCRDYWPVTLLAVIASSRIRKIAITMALADGLADWFTHRDSGGLDPVRYVAYKRLDDVAYGTGLWLGVIRARSFEALKPSVPPR from the coding sequence ATGCGCCATGATCGTCTGCCCGACGGCTTCGGGGTACGGATCGATCCACGGGTACGCGCATTTTCCGGGGGTCGGATCCTGATCGGAGGATCGCCCGCACGGATGCTGCGCTTGGCCCCGGAGGCCGCCGAGTTGATCGGCGACGGATACCTGGAGGTGACCGACACCAAGTCCGCGATCGTCGCCCGCCGGCTGCTCGATTCCGGCGTGGCCAACCCGCGCCCGCGGCTCGAACCGTCCCTCGACGACGTCACCGTCGTCATTCCGCTGTACAACAACGCCGACGGGCTGCTACGGCTGCTGGCCGTACTGCGCGGGCACAATGTGATCGTCGTCGACGACGGCTCCGACGAGCCGGTCCGCATACCGCCGCGACCGGGCCGCGGTCAGGTGACGGTGCTGCGGCACGAGAGCCCGCTCGGCCCCGCGGCCGCCCGCAATGCCGGATTGCGGGCGGCGACAACGGGCTTCGTCGCGTTCCTCGACTCCGATGTGGTGCCGCGCAGTGGGTGGCTGGAGGTCATGCTCGGGCATTTCAGCGATCCGCAGGTCGCGCTGGTCGCGCCGCGCATCGTGGCCCTCGACTCCGAATCCAACGCGCTCGCCCGCTACGAACACACCCGCTCCTCACTCGACCTCGGCCGCCGCGAATCGGCGGTGCACGCGCGCGGCATCGTGTCGTATGTGCCGAGCGCGGCGCTGCTGGCCAGGCGCGCGGCGCTGCTCGGTGAGGGCGGTTTCGACGAATCGATGCAGGTGGCCGAGGATGTCGATCTGTGCTGGCGACTCGAACGCGCGGGCTGGCGGTTGCGCTACGAGCCCGCCGCGCACGTCGCCCACGATCACCGGGTCGCCTTCCGTGCCTGGTTCGGGCGGAAGTTGTTCTACGGCACCGGCGCCGCACCGCTCGGAAAACGGCACTCGGGTCTGGTCTCGCCGCTGTCGGTGCCGACCTGGACCGTGCTGGCCAGTCTGCTGTTCGCGACACTGTCGAAATGGGGTCTGCTCGGCGGTCTCGTCACCCTCGCCACGGCACTGGTTCGCCTGCGCCGGGTCTTCACCGAGCTGGACAACCCGACCCGGATCGCGGCGGTCTATCTCGCGCGCGGCTACTTCGCCGGGATGTGGCGACTGGCTTCGGCGATGTGCCGGGACTATTGGCCGGTGACGTTACTGGCGGTGATCGCGTCGAGCCGGATCCGCAAGATCGCTATCACGATGGCGCTCGCCGACGGTCTCGCCGACTGGTTCACCCATCGCGACTCGGGCGGGCTGGACCCCGTGCGCTACGTGGCTTACAAGCGTCTCGACGACGTGGCCTACGGCACCGGCCTGTGGCTCGGCGTCATCCGGGCGCGCAGTTTCGAAGCGCTCAAGCCGAGCGTGCCGCCCCGCTGA
- the mftG gene encoding mycofactocin dehydrogenase MftG codes for MTSTLIVGAGSAGCVLAARLSADPARSVRVLEAGPAFGTMAELPFELLDPGRLPVGPESALVWRYAGNLVRGKLIGGSGAINGSYFIRPPAADFAAWSAVAGPRWSFDSVLPVFCDLEDDQDFGEAPGHGIGGPIPISRTRHFTEFSADFAQRCEVTGFTEIPDLNTPATDGFGRVPLTVSNGRRSGPAVTHLYPAMERPNLTVTGDTMVTRLLLRGTRVIGVEWVRGRERGRTCADQTVLCAGAVESAALLIRSGIGPEPLLRSLGVPIVRPAPVGAWCTDHPEIGVEFPGGEPGEPAVPLEYVLHVDDLEVRPYTQMFTPGLRRVGVALMHPESTGELTLVSTDPTVAAHVDQRYLHGGRDRARLRAGVALTAELIGRRIGPVDDTWLHANLGTSQHLSGTCRMGHAHDERAVVDEQGRVHGIEALTVADLSVVPVPLRRGPQATTVMLAASIADHMVV; via the coding sequence GTGACGAGCACTCTCATCGTCGGAGCGGGGTCGGCGGGCTGCGTGCTCGCCGCCCGGCTCAGTGCCGATCCAGCACGTTCGGTGCGAGTCCTCGAAGCCGGACCGGCGTTCGGGACGATGGCGGAACTGCCTTTCGAACTGCTCGACCCGGGCCGGCTGCCGGTCGGTCCCGAGTCCGCGCTGGTGTGGCGGTACGCGGGGAACCTGGTGCGGGGCAAGCTGATCGGTGGCTCCGGTGCGATCAACGGCAGCTACTTCATCCGTCCGCCCGCCGCCGACTTCGCCGCCTGGAGTGCGGTTGCCGGTCCACGCTGGTCGTTCGACTCGGTCCTTCCCGTCTTCTGTGACCTCGAGGACGACCAGGACTTCGGCGAGGCGCCCGGCCACGGCATCGGCGGCCCGATCCCGATTTCGCGAACCCGCCACTTCACCGAATTCAGCGCCGATTTCGCGCAGCGTTGCGAGGTCACGGGGTTCACCGAGATTCCCGATCTCAACACCCCGGCCACGGACGGTTTCGGCCGAGTGCCGTTGACGGTCTCGAACGGCCGCAGATCTGGGCCCGCTGTCACTCATCTCTATCCAGCGATGGAGCGACCGAACCTGACTGTCACCGGCGACACCATGGTGACCCGGCTGCTGCTGCGCGGTACCAGGGTGATCGGGGTGGAGTGGGTGCGCGGTCGCGAGCGTGGGCGAACCTGTGCTGATCAGACGGTGTTGTGCGCGGGTGCGGTGGAGTCGGCCGCACTGCTGATCAGGTCCGGGATCGGTCCGGAACCGCTGTTGCGCTCACTCGGTGTGCCGATCGTGCGGCCCGCTCCGGTCGGCGCGTGGTGCACCGACCACCCCGAGATCGGTGTCGAATTCCCCGGCGGCGAGCCCGGCGAGCCCGCGGTCCCGCTCGAATACGTCCTCCACGTCGACGACCTCGAAGTGCGTCCGTACACCCAGATGTTCACGCCGGGTCTGCGCCGGGTGGGGGTCGCTCTGATGCATCCCGAGTCGACCGGTGAACTGACCCTCGTCTCGACTGATCCCACCGTTGCGGCCCACGTGGACCAGCGCTATCTCCACGGCGGACGAGACCGCGCCCGCCTGCGTGCGGGAGTAGCGCTCACCGCGGAGCTGATCGGCCGGCGAATCGGCCCCGTCGACGACACCTGGCTGCATGCCAACCTGGGGACATCGCAACATCTTTCCGGTACCTGCCGGATGGGCCATGCGCATGACGAGCGCGCGGTGGTCGACGAACAGGGTCGCGTCCATGGCATCGAGGCACTGACCGTCGCCGATCTGTCGGTCGTCCCGGTCCCGCTGCGGCGCGGTCCACAGGCCACCACAGTGATGCTCGCCGCGTCCATAGCGGACCACATGGTCGTGTGA
- a CDS encoding GAF domain-containing protein: MVSNLAGGRPPRQASESGAQLGALEAYAAQAHGFLSAGGEQLTQLAGLLRPLVLESWLRSVRGGVDPTDVIDGRGLRGADLERYRDAHPIAALMPLIDKLLVQDASQAGLIVTVADQFGRVLSVHGHPEQVAAAAEIGVREGDDLSERRIGTNAVGLVVRTGRATWIHGPEHFLHRMHQITGAAAPVHEPDGRLIGVLMIAGGMRVAKPEILALVKAAATAAEMDLVLRAMRASHGIKAPAPANRDDPGQARLGLDVLGLGQPQLSIAGERVSLSQRHAEILLLLTEHPEGLGADHLALLLDDTDLDNGTIRAAMSRLRSVIGASVVGSRPYRLRVHVATDVEELRAALDSGDTASALNLYAGPVLPRSSAPGICDIRDELRVRLRTAVLAAPDAAVLRRWTSCPEGRDDAAAWAAYRSTVDRDSPLYAQIEAKIRVLDRRIGADATQMQRFGS; this comes from the coding sequence ATGGTCAGCAATCTTGCAGGTGGGAGGCCCCCACGGCAGGCATCGGAGTCGGGCGCACAGCTCGGAGCTCTGGAAGCCTATGCCGCACAGGCCCATGGATTTCTCAGTGCCGGTGGTGAACAGCTTACCCAGCTGGCCGGTCTTCTACGTCCGCTCGTTCTCGAATCATGGCTGCGCAGTGTGCGCGGCGGTGTGGACCCGACGGACGTCATCGACGGTCGCGGGCTGCGCGGCGCCGATCTGGAGCGTTATCGCGACGCCCACCCTATCGCCGCGCTCATGCCGCTGATCGACAAACTGCTGGTCCAGGACGCGTCGCAGGCCGGATTGATCGTGACCGTCGCCGACCAGTTCGGTCGGGTGCTGTCGGTGCACGGTCATCCGGAGCAGGTCGCCGCCGCCGCCGAGATCGGCGTGCGCGAGGGCGACGATCTCAGCGAGCGCCGGATCGGCACCAATGCTGTCGGCCTCGTCGTGCGCACCGGCCGCGCCACCTGGATCCACGGACCCGAGCATTTCCTCCATCGCATGCATCAGATCACCGGCGCCGCGGCCCCCGTGCACGAGCCGGACGGTCGCCTGATCGGCGTTCTGATGATTGCCGGCGGGATGCGGGTGGCCAAGCCCGAGATCCTCGCCTTGGTCAAAGCCGCCGCGACCGCGGCCGAGATGGATCTGGTGCTGCGGGCCATGCGCGCGAGCCACGGCATCAAGGCGCCGGCTCCGGCGAACCGCGACGACCCCGGACAGGCCAGACTCGGCCTCGATGTACTGGGTCTCGGTCAACCGCAGCTGAGCATCGCGGGGGAGCGGGTGTCGCTGTCGCAACGTCATGCCGAGATCCTGCTCCTGCTCACCGAACATCCCGAAGGGCTCGGCGCCGATCATCTGGCGTTGCTGCTCGACGACACGGATCTGGACAACGGCACGATCCGCGCGGCGATGTCGCGACTGCGGTCGGTGATCGGCGCCTCGGTGGTCGGTTCGCGCCCATACCGTCTGCGCGTGCATGTCGCAACCGATGTGGAGGAGCTGCGGGCCGCGCTCGACTCCGGTGATACCGCATCCGCATTGAACTTGTACGCGGGTCCGGTGCTGCCACGCTCCTCGGCGCCCGGCATCTGCGATATCCGTGACGAGCTGCGGGTGAGATTGCGGACCGCCGTCCTCGCCGCTCCCGATGCCGCCGTGCTGCGCCGATGGACGTCGTGTCCGGAAGGCCGCGACGATGCCGCGGCGTGGGCCGCCTATCGGTCGACCGTCGATCGTGATTCGCCGCTGTATGCGCAGATAGAAGCCAAGATCCGGGTACTGGACCGGCGCATCGGCGCCGATGCAACGCAGATGCAACGTTTCGGCTCTTAG